Within the Emticicia oligotrophica DSM 17448 genome, the region GTAAATATTATAATTCAGAGTTACGGCATCCCCATATTCTACTTCAACGTCTGAAGGGCTGGAATAAGCATAAGGTGAGGTTTTTAAAAATACGTTTGCTGTATTGCTGGTAGCATAAGGGTTTTTAGAAAACACTTTAATGTTGTAAGTAGTAGCAAGATTTTGATAAGGGATACTTACTTCAAAACTATTACTCAATTTTTTTACGGTTACGTTCGGAACTATGTATTCGTAGCCATAGTAAGTATGCCATACTTTAGCACTAAATGCATTATCGTTTTCAAAGCTTAAATTTGTTGTAAATGGAATGAGTATTTTGGTTGGTTGACAAGTATTCGAAGGAGTGGGTGTTCCTAAAACAATTTTCGGAGTGGCCACTACATTCAATCTACCTCGACCGACATATTCTCCGTTTCCACAACTATTACTTGCATTAATTGGTAAGTAATCAATTTGTGCCCCAGCAATGCCACCAGAGTTGATGCTAACGGTATAATCTTGGAAATAACTTGTTGAATAACTATATGAACTTAGACTGGGGCTTGTCCATCCTCCACCAGAAATATTAAAGTTAAAACTAGGGTAATAACCCGCCTTTATTTTGATAACACCAGTTTCACCCGGTTGTATGTAAGAATCTCCAGATAATTCAATGTATGGAGGTTGTTTAGTAACCACCAACCACTGTGCAGAAGTGCCTATTACATTTGGGTTACTTGCAACTATCCTAACTTTATAATAGATATCTTGATAAGCTCCTAAACTTTTAGGCATGGTAAAGGTAAGTTGATTAGGAGTAGTATAGGCTTGGGTTGGTACATCAAAGAAATTAGTGTTTGGGTTAGTACTATAAGAATTGTTATATTCTTGAAGTTGAACCTGATAAACAGTTCCCGCTGTAAAACTGCCAGTAGTAGTAAACGGAATTGTAACTAAACTACCTCCACATAGATTGTTTAACCCAGAAATATTTCCAACTGTAATCGAATGGGTTAGGTCATTTGGAACAACTATTACACTTAAACTATCTAATGCATGTGAGAAACCTCTTTCTGAACATGATAAATCTCCTGAAGCAGCTGTGTTGGCATCTACTTTATACAAATAAAACTTAATATTTTTAGTAACGGTATCAACCTTTGTAATTCCAGTAAGTGCATTAAAACCTCCAATTAATAAACTATTATAATCAATGGTTTGCCCTTTGTCGGTAACAAGTATAGGTTTATAAGGCTTTAAACTTCCAAAATTATTGGCATAAAAATCAGGGCCTCCACTAAATTTGTATGGAATATAAAATGATTCATTTGGGGAAATTTTTATCGTACTTTCGCCAGTAATAGAACCAGTGGAACGGTTCATAACAATAAAGTCACTCGAAGGGGTAAAAGAGTCGTTGATGTAATCAACTGTTGTGTTAGCATAGCTTAAAGAAGTATTTTTAGGAACGAATCTGATTCTATTTTTACCTGTTTTTACCCATGCTGGAATCTCAACATCTAAAATTTCATCATTTCCTGTTCGGAAAAATACTACATCCTGCCAATCTTCAATATTATTTTGTAAATCATTAACATTTGCCATTTGAATTTTGAAACTATCTTCGGGCATTTGTCCACGAACATTATAATCTACATGTAAATATTCGTCTTTGCAGTAATTTCTAAAGTGTGAATAGATATCCAAATTTTTATTGTCTTGGATTCTCATTTTGAAAATCAAGTCTTTCACTGAAATATCTACAGATTGCTCAAAACTATTAACACAGCCATTTCCATCTACTAAAGGTCCGAATGTATATTTTTTTGAACTTACCGGAGATACCTGTAAATCATAAGTATTATTGGTGATTTTTAAAGCAGAATTATCAAAATTTAAAATCCACGGAGCCGTGCCCGTGAGGGTAACTCTAATTTTTACATTTTCGCCCTTAGCAATTTGATTTGGGTTGTAGTAATCAACGGCATCCACAACAGTTACATTATAACTTGATTTTTGACGAAGTGTAAGGGTTGTTGTAGAAACTGGACTGAAATATTCAACCGAATTTGCATAAACTTTTATTCTTAGCTTATATCCACTTGCTGTGGGTTGCCCAACATCTGTAATGGTTGCCGTAAGTCTATTTGGAAAACTATAATTAGTTTCGGTTGGTAAATTTCTAAAATTCTCACCATTTTCATCTGAGATTTGCACAGTATAGCCGTAGCAGTTTTGGTTAGATGTAAATGGAACGTAAATTTTATTACCAATACATATATTGTCATCACTTGGTGTTCCGATGGTTAATATTGGAGGGGTAACGTTTACTGTGGCATTATTTTGAGTTGGAGAAACTGTTCCAGTTCCACAGGCATTTGAAACACTTAGTAAGGTATAAGTGCCAGCTTGACTAAGATATAAGTTATATGGTAGTGTATAAGCTGTTTGGGTTAATGGGCTTTCATAATCTTTCTTATAACTAAACGTAAATGGCCCAGAACCAGTAAATGTAATGGGTACATTAACCCCGCTACCACAGGCATCAAATCCAAAGGTTCCGGTTAATGATGCACCCGGCGTGCCTTTGACAACACTAAATGAAGATGAATTATAAAATGTTCCCGTTGGCGTACTAATGAAAGTTGCTCGTATTTTGTAAGTTCCAGCGGCCGTGTTTGAAGGAATATTGCAGGTAATTGACTCTGGATAATTGCCTGTATAATTTCCAGAACCAATAACAATGACATTTGAGTTAAAGTCATCATTTGATAGTTGTATGGTAAGTGCTGTTCCAGTATTGATTCCAACTGAGTAAACACTTACTACGTAGTCATTTCCTGCACAAACATCGGAAGGATAGGGGAGATTGATAGATGTATATTGCCCGAATGAGTTATAAGCAAAGCAAATAAATAGCAAAAGTATAGGTAGTCTTTTCATAAAAGTTTGATAATAAGGACATCGAAATTAAGCGTACTTCGAGCTAATAATCAAACTTTTAGTAAAGATTTTACTAAACGGTAAATCAAGTTTTAAAAAAAGGATTTTATACGTTTTGTTTTGCCCAAATCGCTAAGGCTATTCTTAGTTTCCCATAATCATAAATACCCTCCAGTGCTTCAAATAATGGCTTAATTGCATCGCCTTTTTGAATATTCATCTTAATGGCTTCGGCAATGATTTGATTATACTCGTATTTCATAATGTATTGCCACAAATCTACCTCTTGGCCATCTTCAAAAAGTTTTACTAAATGACTCACAATCGTCACGGGATTTAGTGAACGTTTAGCTGCCATTTCTTCAAGTGTAAGACCATTCTTATACATTTCAAAAGTTTCCAAAAAAGTCATTCCTTTCTCTTGCTTAGCACGTGCGATGGTCGGATTTTCACCACTAAATCTCAATATTTCATTGATAAATTCATCTCCATACATTCTGAATTTTTGTTCACCAACGCCAGAAACGGCCATCATTTGGAAACGATTGATTGGCCTTTTTTGTGCCATATCTGAAAGCGTAGCATCAGAAAATACAACAAAGGGAGGAATATTTTGCTCTTCAGCAATTTTCTTTCTAAGTATCCTTAATTTCTCAAACAAAGCATCTTTTATTACATCTTTTTTCGTTCTTTCTCTAGGCACATCTTCATCTAAACGTGCTTTTTTAACATCATAAGGTTCAAATCTTACTAGTTCAACTTTTCTTTCATTTTTTAATACTTGCCATGAAACGGGGTTTAGTTTTAAATAATGGTGTTCGTCATAGGCAATATCAACTATTCCAGAGTTAAGCATTTGTGTAATATACTCAGCCCATTCTTCGTATTTTAGCTCTTTTCCTACTCCAAAGGTTTTCAAATTCTGAAATCCTTTTTCATAAATTGAACGATTCTGAGAACCTCGAAGAATATCAATCAACATACCCATAGCCGCTTTTTGTTCTGCTCTTGCAATGGCCGATAATGCTTTTTGTGCGAAGATGGTTGCATCGAATCTTTGTGGAGGGTTTTGGCACACATCACAATTTCCGCAATCGTTATTAGTTTCTTCATTGAAGTAACTCATGAGCACACGCCTTCTACAAATTTCAGATTCAGCGTATTGTTTCATTCTTTCAAGCTTGGCCAATTGAACCTCCTTCATTTCATCGGGAAGTTCAGATTTTTGAATCATTTCTTTGCGGGTAATGATATCGCCAAAACTGTAAAATAAAAGGGTGTCAGATTTCATACCATCTCTGCCTGCTCTACCAATTTCTTGGTAAAAACTTTCTACATTTGAGGGTAAACTATAATGAATCACAAATCTCACGTTAGATTTGTCTATCCCCATACCAAAGGCGATTGTTGCTACGATGACTTGGATTTCATCTTTTATATAGGCGTCTTGTACTTCAGCACGTGTTTGTGCATCTAGGCCAGCATGATAATGCATTGCTCTTATGCCTAATTTTCTTAATCCTTCTGCAACGTCTTCCGTGTTTTTTCTACTCAAACAATATATAATTCCCGACTGATTAGTGCGTTTGGCAATAAATTCATGGATTACTTTAAGTCTATTTCGTCCCGGTAAAACTCGGAGATTTAAGTTTGGCCTATCAAACGATGATATGAATATAAGTGCCTCAGGAATCCCTAATTGATTTAAAATATCCTTTCTTGTCACTCTATCGGCCGTAGCTGTTAAAGCTACCATTGGTACATTGGGGAAAGTATCTTTTAAAGCTTTTAATTGAATATATTCGGGTCTAAAATCATGCCCCCAAGTAGATACACAGTGAGATTCATCAATGGCTATCTGATTCACATTGAGGGTTTTGATAAATCCAAGATAATTATTTGAAAATAGTTTTTCGGGCGAGATATACAGGAGTTTTAAGGAACCATTTTTACAATCCTCTTCAATGGTTCTCTGTTCGATTGTTGAAAGCGTACTATTTAAAAAAGCTGCAGGTATTCCATTTGATTTTAGGGCTTGTACTTGGTCTTGCATCAATGCAATAAGTGGAGAAATGACCAATGTAATGCCAGGCATTACCATTGCGGGAACTTGAAAACAAATAGATTTACCACCACCCGTTGGCATTAAAACCATACAGTCTTTTTGGGCAATAATAGTTTCTATAATTTCAGCTTGTAGTGGACGGAATGAATCGTAACCAAAATATTTCTTTAAAACTTCTTCTTTAGTCATTTGTATGTATTTCTACTGAATTGCAGCAAAAATATATTTAAAAGATGATTTCTAAATTGAAAACCATTATTTTTACTGAAAATATTCAACAAACCTACCGATTTTCATGAAAAAAACGCTGTTTTTATCATTTTTAATGAGTACGGCAATTTATGCCCAAGATAAATCTTCTGAGTACGCTTCTTCTATCACAGCCCAAGATTTAAAACGACACCTCACTTACATTGCTTCAGATAGCTTAGAGGGAAGAGATACGGGTTCTGAAGGTCAAAAAAAAGCCGCTAATTATATTGCGAAACATTTTGCTGATTTAGGTTTAAGACCAATTGCTCCACAAAAAGATGGTAGCAAAGGTTATTTTCAACCTTTTAATTTGTATCGCAAGGTATGGAAAGATGCCTACATTAAAATAGGCAACAAGAAAAAGGAGTTTTTCAAAGATTATTATCCAAATGGTTTGACCAGTATTCCAGATGAACAATCAATTTCGGTGATATTTGCGGGGTATGGAATTGAACTAGATAATTATAGTGATTACAAAGATATTAATGTTGAAGGTAAAGCTGTAGTTTTTTTTGATGGTGAGCCTAAAGATAAAGAAGGCAAATGGATGTTTACTAAAGATGCCGAAAAGTCAGAATGGTCAGATAGAAGTGGTTTACAAAAGAAAATCAATATCGCATTAACTCACGGTGCAAAGATGTTTTTTGTTGTTTCAGCTACAGATGCAAGCAAATTTTCTTCATTAGCAGCAGAGCGAAAAGCTGTTTTATCGCGTTTTAATCAACTGAGTTTTAATTCTTCGAATTCATCAGAAAAAGCTACGGCAAACCCTACGTTTTTCGTCTCTTCTGAAATGGCAGCTGAAATGTTAGATACGAAGATTACCAAGTTATCAAAAGCAGTTGATGAAATCGCTCAAACAGGGCAAAGTACTGCAAAAAAACTGAAGTCATCGAAAATATCAATTAAAGTTGAAAGAGGAGAAGTGCCAGTCGAAACTCAAAATGTATTAGGTTTCTTAGAAGGTACTGATAAAAAGGATGAAGTGGTATTAATCACAGCACATTACGACCATGTGGGTATTCAGAATGGACAAATTCACAACGGTGCTGATGATGATGGTTCGGGTACTTGTGCAGTACTTGAAATTGCAGAGGCATTCGCAAAAGCAAAACAAGCAGGAAATGGTCCTCGTAGAAGTATTCTATTTATGACAGTTACTGGCGAAGAAAAAGGTTTATTAGGTTCTCAATATTATACTGATAAAGACCCTATTGTTCCATTGGCAAATACTGTGTGCGATTTGAATATTGATATGATTGGTAGAATTGATAAACAACATGCTCCCAAAGAAGAATATGTCTATTTGATTGGTTCAGATAAATTATCATCAGAATTACATAAAATCAGTGAAGATGTCAATAAGAAGTATATAAATTTTGATTTAGACTATACTTTCAATGACCCTAAAGACCCTAATCGTTTTTATTATCGTTCGGACCATTATAATTTTGCAAAGAATAAAATTCCAGTAATTTTTTATTTTACAGGTGTACATGAAGATTACCACCGTCCGGGTGATGATGTTGAGAAAATCTTATTTCCAAAATACCAGCAAATATCTCGATTAGTTTTTCAAACTGCTTGGGAATTGGTAAATCGTGATGAGAGAATAAAAGTAGATAGCAATAAGCAATAATACTTTTTATATGTTTTGGTTGGTAAATACCCCAAAATTGTAGCAAAAAAAAAATGGTACATAAAATTTAGTATTACAATTTTTTGTATCAATTTGAAAGTATTGCTAAGTAGTTGATAGCTAAAATGTTAAGACTTCTTATTGTATCAAAGTGATACTAAAGAAATCTTGGAAAAGTTCAATAAATCATTTTTTGAATAAAAATTAATTGTATTTATACTTTTTTGTTTCACGGTTTTTCTATAAAATTGTCAAAAAATTAAAAAGAATACTTTATCTGGATTGGCAGTATTTTCTTTTGAAATAGCTCGTATTTTTAATTTTTTAATCTTTTAATTAACAAAATAAACATTTTTAACTTTTTAAAACCCTAAAATTTTCTAATCTAATGGAAAAAAAGACAGCAGCCCCTGCAGCTAAACCAGCAGCAAAACAATCAACTGGTGGTGGATTAAACCCAGCTTTCACAATTCCAGTACTTCTTGGAATTGCAATTGCAACTTACGTATTCATCTTAGGAGATTCTAGTCACTTCCTTGATGCCGAAAAACACAAACCAAAACCAGGTGACTTCTTTGGCCTTATCCACAGTGGTGGTGTTGTCGTACCAATCTTGATGACATGTTTCCTTTGTGTATTAGTTTTCTCTATCGAGCGTTTCTTCACAATTAACAAAGCTTCTGGTACAGGTAATATCGATGCTTTCGTTCGTAAAGTACGTTCTTTATTAGATGCTAACAACGTTGCTGATGCAATCAAAGAGTGCGACAAACAAAAAGGTTCTGTAGGAAATGTAGTAAAAACTGCATTAGGAAAATACAGCCTTCTTACAACTGACGCTTCTTTAGACAAAGAACAAAAATTAGCAGCTCTTCAAAAAGAAGTAGAAGAAGCTACATCATTAGAGCTTCCAATGTTAGAAAAAAACCTTACAATTCTTTCAACTTTGGCAACTGTATCAACTTTGATCGCCTTATTAGGAACTGTATTAGGTATGATTCGTGCGTTCTCAGCTTTAGGTGCTGGTGGTGGTGCTCCAGATGCAGCTGCTCTTGCAACTGGTATCTCTGAAGCCTTGATTAACACTGCGTTAGGTATCGGTACATCTGCAATCTCAATCATTATGTATAACTTCTTTACATCTAAAATTGATGATTTAACTTACAAAATTGACGAAATCGGTTTGAGCATCCAACAAAATTTTGCAGCTCATAACTAATTAGATAAAACATTTAGGATTATATCTAAAAATAATTTAAGTATTTAGACAATAATCTAATTTGTTTTCGTTATATTTGTAAAAACTAAATCATTAAGGAGTTATGCCAGCAGTAAAACCCAAACGAAAGAGTCCTGTCATGGATATGACAGCGATGTGTGATGTGGCATTCTTGTTATTGTCGTTCTTTATCATGACAACTCAGTTCAAAGGTCAAGAATCAGTAACAATTGACACACCTTCGTCAATCTCGCAAACAAAAATTCCTGAAACAGGTGTAGCCACCATAAGTATTGACCCGAAAGGAAAATATTACTTTGGTATTGCAGATGCAAAACAACGTGGTGAACTGCTTCAAAGAATGGCTCAAAAGTATAATGTTTCTGTTAGTTCAACAGATTTGAAAAGCTTTGAGAAATTATCAGATTTTGGAATCAGTATCTTAGGTTTAAAACAATATTTGAATATGCCTCCAGAGGACCAATTAAATGTTGTAATGCCAGGTATTCCAAATGATAGTACAAAGAGTGAATTAGGTGATTGGGTTCAAACTTACTTGTTAGAAGTAAACCCTTCAGCTAAATTGGCGGTGAGAGGCGATGCAGCCACAAACTATCCGGCAGTAAAAAAAGTACTTAACGAACTTGGTAAAAGAGATATCAACAAGTTTCAGTTAATTACGGGTGTTGAAAATGCACCAAATTAATTAGTAGAAACCATCTAAACATTGTAAAACAATGGCAGAAATAGACACCTCCAGTGGTGGTGGCAAAGGTGATGGTAAGGTACGGGCCAAGAAACAATCCGCAAGAGTTGACATGACTCCCATGGTAGATTTAGGTTTCCTACTGATTACATTCTTTGTGTTCACCACGACGTTCAGTAAGCCGAATATGATGAAATTGAATATGCCAGAAAAGGATAAGGATGAAACCAAAAAACCTGAAACGGCAGAAATCAAAGAATCAAATACGATTACGATTCTAATGGGAAAAGATAATCGCGTTTTCTATCACCAAAAGTCATCTAAAAATTTGACTCCGGAATTATTGATGGAAACTGATTACTCAAAAGATGGTATTCGTACCGCTATTTTGAAAGCAAGAGTAAATGCAATTGACCAAACAAAGTTCA harbors:
- a CDS encoding 3-coathanger stack domain-containing protein yields the protein MKRLPILLLFICFAYNSFGQYTSINLPYPSDVCAGNDYVVSVYSVGINTGTALTIQLSNDDFNSNVIVIGSGNYTGNYPESITCNIPSNTAAGTYKIRATFISTPTGTFYNSSSFSVVKGTPGASLTGTFGFDACGSGVNVPITFTGSGPFTFSYKKDYESPLTQTAYTLPYNLYLSQAGTYTLLSVSNACGTGTVSPTQNNATVNVTPPILTIGTPSDDNICIGNKIYVPFTSNQNCYGYTVQISDENGENFRNLPTETNYSFPNRLTATITDVGQPTASGYKLRIKVYANSVEYFSPVSTTTLTLRQKSSYNVTVVDAVDYYNPNQIAKGENVKIRVTLTGTAPWILNFDNSALKITNNTYDLQVSPVSSKKYTFGPLVDGNGCVNSFEQSVDISVKDLIFKMRIQDNKNLDIYSHFRNYCKDEYLHVDYNVRGQMPEDSFKIQMANVNDLQNNIEDWQDVVFFRTGNDEILDVEIPAWVKTGKNRIRFVPKNTSLSYANTTVDYINDSFTPSSDFIVMNRSTGSITGESTIKISPNESFYIPYKFSGGPDFYANNFGSLKPYKPILVTDKGQTIDYNSLLIGGFNALTGITKVDTVTKNIKFYLYKVDANTAASGDLSCSERGFSHALDSLSVIVVPNDLTHSITVGNISGLNNLCGGSLVTIPFTTTGSFTAGTVYQVQLQEYNNSYSTNPNTNFFDVPTQAYTTPNQLTFTMPKSLGAYQDIYYKVRIVASNPNVIGTSAQWLVVTKQPPYIELSGDSYIQPGETGVIKIKAGYYPSFNFNISGGGWTSPSLSSYSYSTSYFQDYTVSINSGGIAGAQIDYLPINASNSCGNGEYVGRGRLNVVATPKIVLGTPTPSNTCQPTKILIPFTTNLSFENDNAFSAKVWHTYYGYEYIVPNVTVKKLSNSFEVSIPYQNLATTYNIKVFSKNPYATSNTANVFLKTSPYAYSSPSDVEVEYGDAVTLNYNIYDGTSPFNFKLDQGDKLLNILGSNSTYNHTITPQYSKNYYLTNLFDANNCQSVAAAPYQQVTVIEKKQAIEINRLSVSHLCSNANVNVYFLSSGTFTNFTLQLSDANGANFADISTTQSGNTLIGTIPNALPAGNNYRIRIKGITGGSPIFSLANNIGLTSVSGSLTATISGNQAIIKDQNSLYFTEQVATLKVDFTGIGPYKFNLYDGTNTTTIITHSNPYYFQVKPSNTTTYTLQNLSNDCGNGNVSGSATVNVVFLETGNASARICYGQTITVPFTQTGTFGPSTNYFIDLYYVIPYNNTRAFTSNIYSLPATVVGNTLQATIPNTLPVATGYEGYPNVSVYWVRVRTNNPKVIGTWSTNGGTSIGEGAPTVKILGSTNILSGQVATLTLQTDKLAGGISVVLNNGSSNETINFSGLSIPIEKYPITTTTYTVLNVANGCNISSTIGSPNSATVTVGACPPSQIVTITHTSGQVKKYETSGALTAINTIQSGANITYDSQKVILLNPGFQVNNNANFKAQIDGCGNF
- the recQ gene encoding DNA helicase RecQ; the encoded protein is MTKEEVLKKYFGYDSFRPLQAEIIETIIAQKDCMVLMPTGGGKSICFQVPAMVMPGITLVISPLIALMQDQVQALKSNGIPAAFLNSTLSTIEQRTIEEDCKNGSLKLLYISPEKLFSNNYLGFIKTLNVNQIAIDESHCVSTWGHDFRPEYIQLKALKDTFPNVPMVALTATADRVTRKDILNQLGIPEALIFISSFDRPNLNLRVLPGRNRLKVIHEFIAKRTNQSGIIYCLSRKNTEDVAEGLRKLGIRAMHYHAGLDAQTRAEVQDAYIKDEIQVIVATIAFGMGIDKSNVRFVIHYSLPSNVESFYQEIGRAGRDGMKSDTLLFYSFGDIITRKEMIQKSELPDEMKEVQLAKLERMKQYAESEICRRRVLMSYFNEETNNDCGNCDVCQNPPQRFDATIFAQKALSAIARAEQKAAMGMLIDILRGSQNRSIYEKGFQNLKTFGVGKELKYEEWAEYITQMLNSGIVDIAYDEHHYLKLNPVSWQVLKNERKVELVRFEPYDVKKARLDEDVPRERTKKDVIKDALFEKLRILRKKIAEEQNIPPFVVFSDATLSDMAQKRPINRFQMMAVSGVGEQKFRMYGDEFINEILRFSGENPTIARAKQEKGMTFLETFEMYKNGLTLEEMAAKRSLNPVTIVSHLVKLFEDGQEVDLWQYIMKYEYNQIIAEAIKMNIQKGDAIKPLFEALEGIYDYGKLRIALAIWAKQNV
- a CDS encoding M28 family peptidase, with the translated sequence MKKTLFLSFLMSTAIYAQDKSSEYASSITAQDLKRHLTYIASDSLEGRDTGSEGQKKAANYIAKHFADLGLRPIAPQKDGSKGYFQPFNLYRKVWKDAYIKIGNKKKEFFKDYYPNGLTSIPDEQSISVIFAGYGIELDNYSDYKDINVEGKAVVFFDGEPKDKEGKWMFTKDAEKSEWSDRSGLQKKINIALTHGAKMFFVVSATDASKFSSLAAERKAVLSRFNQLSFNSSNSSEKATANPTFFVSSEMAAEMLDTKITKLSKAVDEIAQTGQSTAKKLKSSKISIKVERGEVPVETQNVLGFLEGTDKKDEVVLITAHYDHVGIQNGQIHNGADDDGSGTCAVLEIAEAFAKAKQAGNGPRRSILFMTVTGEEKGLLGSQYYTDKDPIVPLANTVCDLNIDMIGRIDKQHAPKEEYVYLIGSDKLSSELHKISEDVNKKYINFDLDYTFNDPKDPNRFYYRSDHYNFAKNKIPVIFYFTGVHEDYHRPGDDVEKILFPKYQQISRLVFQTAWELVNRDERIKVDSNKQ
- a CDS encoding MotA/TolQ/ExbB proton channel family protein, with the translated sequence MEKKTAAPAAKPAAKQSTGGGLNPAFTIPVLLGIAIATYVFILGDSSHFLDAEKHKPKPGDFFGLIHSGGVVVPILMTCFLCVLVFSIERFFTINKASGTGNIDAFVRKVRSLLDANNVADAIKECDKQKGSVGNVVKTALGKYSLLTTDASLDKEQKLAALQKEVEEATSLELPMLEKNLTILSTLATVSTLIALLGTVLGMIRAFSALGAGGGAPDAAALATGISEALINTALGIGTSAISIIMYNFFTSKIDDLTYKIDEIGLSIQQNFAAHN
- a CDS encoding ExbD/TolR family protein, with translation MPAVKPKRKSPVMDMTAMCDVAFLLLSFFIMTTQFKGQESVTIDTPSSISQTKIPETGVATISIDPKGKYYFGIADAKQRGELLQRMAQKYNVSVSSTDLKSFEKLSDFGISILGLKQYLNMPPEDQLNVVMPGIPNDSTKSELGDWVQTYLLEVNPSAKLAVRGDAATNYPAVKKVLNELGKRDINKFQLITGVENAPN
- a CDS encoding biopolymer transporter ExbD; this translates as MAEIDTSSGGGKGDGKVRAKKQSARVDMTPMVDLGFLLITFFVFTTTFSKPNMMKLNMPEKDKDETKKPETAEIKESNTITILMGKDNRVFYHQKSSKNLTPELLMETDYSKDGIRTAILKARVNAIDQTKFTVVIKPTDDATYKNTVDILDEMAITKSDLYAIVDPSKEELEIYKQKIAVPKQ